A stretch of the Arachis stenosperma cultivar V10309 chromosome 6, arast.V10309.gnm1.PFL2, whole genome shotgun sequence genome encodes the following:
- the LOC130936800 gene encoding glutaredoxin-C7-like produces the protein MHYQTASWGNYVAASRNNGMVGVGVDPLERIERLASENAVVIFSISSCCMCHAIKRLFCGMGVNPAVHELDEDPLGKDLERALIRLLGTSSVVPVVFIGGKLVGTMDRVMACHINGTLVPLLKEAGALWL, from the coding sequence ATGCACTACCAAACGGCCTCGTGGGGGAACTATGTGGCAGCAAGCAGGAACAACGGAATGGTGGGTGTGGGAGTGGACCCGCTGGAGCGGATAGAGAGGCTGGCGTCGGAGAACGCGGTGGTGATATTCAGCATAAGCAGCTGCTGCATGTGCCACGCCATCAAGCGCCTCTTCTGCGGCATGGGAGTTAATCCCGCCGTCCATGAGCTTGACGAGGACCCTCTCGGGAAAGATCTCGAGAGGGCTCTCATCAGGCTCCTGGGTACCTCGTCCGTCGTCCCCGTCGTCTTTATCGGTGGAAAGCTTGTTGGTACCATGGACAGGGTCATGGCCTGCCATATCAATGGCACTTTGGTCCCTCTTCTCAAAGAAGCTGGTGCCCTTTGGCTTTGa